In Deinococcus sp. QL22, the following are encoded in one genomic region:
- a CDS encoding S9 family peptidase has product MLPAQEQFAQFSVDGQRLYGLLHIPNEHSPSESSGDRPAQGWPSVVLVHGFTGNQGGDHRLLPVLARHLAARGVACLHFDCRGSGISQGDFSEMTVTREVQDTEAAFDYMRHQPGLDPERVMLLGFSMGGIVVSLAASQVKPHRLALWAPALPELWLPMLRGGFVPPVVSDHGGWPVSREFLLEVTRLKPLEAANAWATNRGGGVARVFHGDADQTCPPEFGVRYAQALGCDAVAIPGGTHTFESFSSTEMLYTETVRFLTGG; this is encoded by the coding sequence ATGCTTCCCGCCCAAGAGCAGTTTGCACAGTTTTCGGTTGACGGCCAGCGCCTCTACGGACTGCTTCATATCCCTAATGAACACAGTCCCAGTGAATCCAGTGGCGATAGGCCCGCGCAGGGGTGGCCTTCGGTGGTACTGGTTCACGGCTTCACGGGCAATCAGGGCGGCGATCACCGCTTGCTGCCTGTGCTGGCGCGGCATCTGGCGGCGCGGGGTGTGGCCTGCCTGCATTTCGATTGCCGGGGCAGCGGCATTTCTCAGGGCGACTTTTCCGAAATGACCGTGACCCGCGAGGTACAGGACACGGAGGCGGCTTTCGATTACATGCGTCACCAGCCCGGCCTCGACCCCGAACGCGTGATGTTGCTGGGCTTCAGCATGGGCGGCATCGTGGTGTCTTTGGCTGCGTCACAAGTAAAACCGCACCGTTTGGCGCTGTGGGCACCCGCCCTGCCGGAACTCTGGTTGCCCATGCTGCGCGGCGGATTCGTGCCGCCTGTGGTCAGCGATCATGGGGGCTGGCCCGTCAGCCGGGAATTTTTGCTGGAAGTCACGCGCCTGAAGCCGTTGGAGGCAGCCAATGCGTGGGCCACCAACAGGGGCGGCGGCGTGGCCCGCGTCTTTCACGGCGACGCCGACCAGACCTGCCCGCCCGAATTTGGCGTGCGCTATGCCCAGGCTCTCGGCTGCGACGCGGTGGCGATTCCCGGCGGCACACATACCTTCGAGAGCTTCAGCAGCACGGAAATGCTATACACGGAAACAGTGCGGTTTTTGACGGGTGGGTAA
- a CDS encoding chromate transporter: MPVTLPTPPQLEDDPPQPRLTPPLPATPLNLTRAFVGVALAGIGGGIPGHTRRAVLNRGWLNDAEFAEAFTLAQLTPGPNGVNLAAMVGARLGGKRGALASTLGVLTPGLIAMTAVTVLLLGLPGGLPPALQSALRGAACAALAVMLAMVGPIVRVGWNLKAGRLPIGAAVTVLTFVALGVLRLDLLPVLVVLVGAGLVAHRPRRAQSS; the protein is encoded by the coding sequence ATGCCTGTCACGCTGCCCACACCCCCACAACTGGAGGATGACCCACCCCAGCCCCGGCTGACCCCACCCCTACCAGCCACGCCGCTGAATCTGACCCGCGCTTTTGTGGGCGTGGCGCTGGCAGGCATCGGGGGCGGAATTCCAGGCCACACGCGCCGCGCCGTACTGAACCGGGGCTGGCTGAACGACGCCGAATTTGCCGAAGCCTTTACGCTGGCGCAACTGACGCCGGGGCCGAACGGTGTGAATCTGGCGGCGATGGTGGGGGCACGTCTGGGCGGCAAACGGGGCGCACTCGCCAGTACCTTGGGGGTGTTGACGCCGGGGCTGATCGCCATGACTGCCGTGACCGTGCTGCTGCTGGGGCTGCCCGGTGGCCTGCCGCCCGCGCTGCAAAGTGCCCTGCGCGGCGCAGCCTGTGCCGCTTTGGCCGTCATGCTGGCCATGGTCGGCCCCATCGTGCGCGTGGGCTGGAACCTGAAAGCGGGGCGGCTTCCCATCGGCGCGGCGGTCACGGTGCTGACGTTTGTGGCGCTGGGCGTGCTGCGGCTGGATCTGCTACCTGTACTGGTGGTGCTGGTCGGCGCGGGCCTGGTGGCGCACCGTCCCCGGCGGGCACAGAGCAGCTGA
- a CDS encoding chromate transporter, whose product MPTADLLLDLFLTFVRLGLTGFGGTNLAEMERLLVGQRGWIDARTFANGFALGQLMPGPNLLAVTHYGLVIAGGWGAAAATVGFYGPTAVLSAAAALLWKRHSAHPWSLTFRDALLPFGGGVMLAGVLVLGQTSIHSWAAAGLAALAFVILRRTRLNSALVVVGAAVLGALIGL is encoded by the coding sequence ATGCCTACTGCTGATCTGCTGCTCGATCTTTTTCTGACCTTCGTGCGCCTGGGCCTGACTGGATTTGGCGGCACCAACTTGGCCGAAATGGAGCGTCTGCTGGTGGGACAGCGGGGCTGGATAGACGCCCGCACCTTTGCCAACGGCTTTGCACTGGGTCAGCTGATGCCGGGGCCGAACCTCCTGGCGGTCACGCATTATGGCCTGGTGATCGCCGGGGGCTGGGGCGCGGCGGCGGCGACGGTGGGTTTTTATGGCCCCACAGCGGTACTCAGCGCGGCGGCGGCCCTCCTCTGGAAACGGCACAGCGCCCACCCCTGGAGCCTGACCTTCCGGGACGCCCTGCTGCCCTTTGGCGGCGGCGTGATGCTGGCGGGCGTGCTGGTGCTGGGCCAGACCAGCATTCATTCGTGGGCGGCGGCGGGGTTGGCGGCTTTGGCCTTTGTCATTTTACGCCGCACCCGACTGAATTCGGCGTTGGTAGTGGTCGGTGCGGCGGTGCTGGGAGCGCTGATCGGGCTTTAG
- a CDS encoding ABC-2 family transporter protein, translating into MTPFLRKFRILFSTQFALMTEYRAEIVIWMLSGTLSLIMMLVWMGQAAAAPGGQIRGFSASDFASYFLATWFVGQLLVVWVAWELDFEVRQGTLSPKLLRPMDPMWGHYSGHVAEKIVRFPIMLVLVGLFAWLAGARFSTDWRVYAAVLGLVILGFTVRFLWEYSLGLLAFWTESSTSFQEVVWLVYAALGGLFAPLAFYPQWVQDIAVWTPFPYMLGLPASLIAGKATLEQAGQGALVLLGWLAVFVLVRVWVWRLGLKKYGAVGA; encoded by the coding sequence ATGACCCCCTTCCTCCGCAAGTTCCGCATTCTCTTTTCCACCCAGTTTGCCCTGATGACCGAATATCGGGCCGAAATCGTGATCTGGATGCTGTCGGGCACGCTCTCCCTGATCATGATGCTGGTCTGGATGGGGCAGGCTGCCGCCGCGCCGGGAGGCCAGATTCGGGGCTTTTCGGCGTCCGATTTCGCGTCGTACTTTTTGGCCACCTGGTTTGTCGGGCAACTGTTGGTGGTCTGGGTGGCCTGGGAACTGGATTTCGAGGTCAGGCAGGGTACGCTGTCGCCCAAGCTGCTGCGCCCGATGGATCCGATGTGGGGCCACTACAGCGGGCACGTGGCCGAAAAAATCGTGCGCTTTCCGATCATGCTGGTGCTGGTAGGCCTGTTCGCGTGGCTGGCCGGGGCGCGATTCAGCACCGATTGGCGCGTGTACGCCGCCGTCCTGGGTCTGGTCATTCTGGGATTTACGGTGCGTTTCTTGTGGGAATACTCGTTGGGCCTACTGGCCTTCTGGACAGAATCGAGCACCAGTTTTCAGGAAGTGGTGTGGCTGGTGTACGCCGCGCTGGGTGGCCTGTTTGCGCCGCTGGCCTTCTATCCGCAGTGGGTGCAGGACATTGCCGTCTGGACACCGTTTCCCTACATGCTGGGCCTGCCCGCCAGCCTGATCGCCGGAAAAGCCACGCTGGAACAGGCCGGACAGGGCGCGTTGGTGCTGCTGGGCTGGCTGGCCGTGTTCGTGCTGGTCAGGGTGTGGGTGTGGCGTCTGGGCCTGAAGAAATACGGGGCGGTAGGGGCGTGA
- a CDS encoding NADH:flavin oxidoreductase/NADH oxidase: MTAAAPLLFQPFKLAGLTLPNRAVVSPMCMYSSQNGLANEFHLVHLGQFALAGAGLIFTEAAAVSPEGRISPEDLGLWADNQIVPLGRVTDFVHAQGGRIGIQLAHAGRKASTYAPWRGRGAVLPEQGGWTVVGPDDQPFSDTFPVPSAMTEADIHRVTADFVAATQRAVMAGFDAVEVHAAHGYLLHQFLSPLANSRTDSYGGSFENRTRFLLEVVRGVRAVWPMHLPLFVRISATDWAEGGWDTAQSAALASLLDKEGVDAMDISSGGLTTAQQIPVGPAFQTPMAAQIKQAVPDLAVMTVGLIDTPELAERILQAGEADLIALARPFLRDPHWVQTAATALGTVPQQANQYARSGR; this comes from the coding sequence ATGACTGCCGCCGCGCCCCTGCTGTTTCAACCCTTCAAACTGGCTGGCCTCACGCTGCCCAACCGCGCCGTCGTGTCTCCGATGTGCATGTATTCCTCGCAAAATGGCCTGGCCAACGAGTTTCATCTGGTGCATCTGGGCCAGTTCGCGCTGGCCGGCGCGGGCCTGATTTTTACCGAAGCTGCCGCCGTATCACCCGAAGGCCGCATCAGTCCCGAAGATCTGGGCTTGTGGGCCGATAACCAGATCGTGCCGCTGGGCCGCGTGACCGATTTTGTGCACGCGCAGGGCGGGCGAATTGGCATTCAGTTGGCGCACGCGGGGCGCAAAGCCAGCACCTACGCGCCCTGGCGCGGGCGCGGGGCCGTGCTGCCGGAACAGGGCGGCTGGACAGTGGTCGGGCCGGACGATCAGCCGTTCAGCGACACGTTTCCTGTGCCCAGTGCCATGACCGAGGCCGATATTCACCGCGTGACTGCCGATTTTGTGGCAGCCACCCAGCGGGCCGTGATGGCCGGATTCGATGCCGTAGAGGTTCACGCCGCGCACGGCTACCTGCTGCATCAATTCCTGTCGCCACTGGCAAACTCGCGCACCGACAGTTACGGCGGCAGCTTCGAAAACCGCACCCGGTTCCTCCTCGAAGTGGTGCGTGGTGTGCGGGCGGTGTGGCCCATGCATCTGCCCCTGTTCGTGCGAATCAGCGCCACCGATTGGGCAGAAGGCGGCTGGGACACGGCCCAGAGCGCCGCATTGGCAAGTTTGCTGGACAAAGAGGGCGTGGACGCGATGGACATCAGCAGCGGCGGCCTGACCACCGCGCAGCAGATCCCCGTCGGCCCCGCCTTCCAAACACCGATGGCCGCGCAGATCAAGCAGGCCGTGCCCGATTTGGCCGTGATGACGGTGGGCCTGATCGATACGCCCGAACTGGCCGAACGGATTTTGCAAGCTGGAGAGGCCGACCTGATCGCGCTGGCCCGCCCATTCCTGCGCGATCCACATTGGGTACAAACGGCGGCGACGGCACTGGGCACGGTGCCTCAACAGGCGAATCAGTATGCGCGGAGTGGGCGCTGA
- a CDS encoding sensor domain-containing diguanylate cyclase, whose protein sequence is MTNRRERRQQLRLTALPEQVAENGTSWSQQLRRRVYLAALAFGIPVLLMVWVLQLGHPSPDQYILYAHPPLLIMCIWAAGWVLRGRPLRVAEQVVFTFNVVAVLAQSLMTVLTPGASVLDLSSSTYWMLVALSILAFLIFDTRRGALLTAVSYLLCVAFPWAALVSRGEGSLSANTSLLRVQLTCGAILMLLSGLAWYRAQFLQERSERLTLYHLAHTDPLTGLPNRRALYPAVETLLVATSQGMAGSVILLDLDHFKRINDTYGHNVGDDVLMYTAALLRSALRDSDTVGRWGGEEFLVTLPDTDRVGATRVAERVRCLMQNTLQPPAGQVTASLGVATCEPGDDLRVLTARADAAMYEAKQKGRNRVVVAQRSALAEPGTLSPPTLTLWGEEVG, encoded by the coding sequence ATGACCAATCGCCGTGAGCGTCGTCAGCAACTGCGCCTGACTGCCTTGCCGGAGCAGGTGGCAGAAAACGGCACGTCTTGGTCACAACAGCTGAGGCGGCGGGTGTATTTGGCGGCCCTGGCCTTCGGTATTCCTGTGCTGCTCATGGTGTGGGTCTTACAACTCGGCCACCCCAGTCCAGATCAGTACATCCTGTATGCCCATCCCCCGCTGCTGATCATGTGCATTTGGGCGGCTGGCTGGGTACTACGCGGAAGGCCGCTGCGGGTGGCCGAACAGGTTGTATTCACCTTCAATGTCGTAGCAGTGCTGGCGCAGTCGCTGATGACGGTGCTGACCCCCGGCGCGTCGGTTCTGGATCTGTCCAGCAGTACATATTGGATGTTGGTGGCCCTCTCCATTCTGGCCTTTTTGATTTTTGATACACGCCGCGGCGCACTGTTGACTGCCGTGAGCTATCTGCTGTGCGTGGCGTTTCCCTGGGCCGCTTTGGTGTCCCGTGGAGAAGGCAGCCTGAGTGCCAACACCAGTCTGCTGCGCGTTCAACTCACCTGCGGCGCAATTCTGATGCTCTTGAGCGGGTTGGCATGGTATCGGGCACAGTTTTTGCAGGAACGCAGCGAGCGCCTGACTCTGTACCATCTGGCCCATACCGACCCCCTGACCGGGCTGCCCAACCGCCGCGCCCTCTATCCTGCCGTAGAAACCTTGCTGGTGGCTACCTCACAGGGCATGGCAGGCAGCGTGATTTTGCTGGATCTCGATCACTTCAAGAGGATTAACGACACTTACGGCCACAACGTCGGAGACGACGTGCTGATGTACACCGCCGCCCTGCTGCGTTCGGCTCTGCGCGACTCCGACACCGTGGGCCGCTGGGGGGGCGAAGAGTTTCTGGTCACCCTGCCCGATACTGACAGGGTAGGAGCCACCCGAGTGGCCGAACGGGTGCGCTGCCTGATGCAGAACACGCTCCAGCCGCCCGCCGGACAGGTGACCGCCAGCCTGGGCGTGGCAACTTGCGAACCCGGCGACGATCTGCGGGTGCTGACGGCGCGGGCCGACGCCGCCATGTACGAGGCCAAGCAGAAGGGCCGCAACCGCGTCGTGGTGGCGCAGCGCTCTGCTCTTGCCGAACCCGGAACGCTCTCGCCGCCCACACTGACCTTGTGGGGCGAAGAAGTCGGCTGA
- a CDS encoding ATP-binding cassette domain-containing protein encodes MTSPPPSVAVQVRDLRKSYTVHEKDPGLMGSVRSFFNRKSHEVEAVKGVSFDLAPGEVVGFLGPNGAGKTTTLKMLSGLLHPTGGTARVAGYEPRKRENPFLKQITLVMGQKQQLIWDLPALDSFLVNQAIYEIPDAQYHATMREFTEVLGLEGILKKQVRKLSLGERMKCELAAALLHRPKVLFLDEPTIGLDVNMQESVRAFVRDYNQRFEATVILTSHYMADVTALARRILVIDAGQLIFDGDLASLAEQSSGGKTVRLQLRQPISLAELSRYGFDAKVDGLSAELSVPRSEVSARAARLLADLDVADLTVEDQPIEAVMAELFGAGKEKAVAESAG; translated from the coding sequence ATGACCTCCCCGCCGCCCAGCGTGGCCGTGCAGGTACGCGACCTGCGCAAGAGTTACACCGTCCACGAAAAAGACCCCGGTCTGATGGGCAGCGTCCGGTCATTCTTCAACCGCAAATCGCATGAGGTAGAGGCGGTGAAGGGCGTGTCCTTCGACCTTGCGCCGGGTGAGGTGGTGGGATTTTTGGGGCCGAACGGGGCGGGGAAGACCACCACACTGAAGATGCTGTCGGGCCTGCTGCACCCCACGGGCGGCACGGCGCGGGTGGCAGGCTACGAGCCACGCAAGCGCGAGAACCCGTTCCTGAAGCAAATTACGCTGGTCATGGGCCAGAAACAACAATTGATCTGGGACTTGCCTGCCCTCGATTCCTTCCTCGTGAATCAGGCGATCTACGAAATTCCCGACGCGCAGTACCACGCCACCATGCGCGAATTTACCGAGGTGCTGGGGCTGGAAGGCATCCTGAAAAAGCAGGTGCGCAAGCTGAGTTTGGGCGAGCGGATGAAGTGTGAACTGGCCGCCGCACTGCTGCACCGCCCCAAGGTGTTGTTTCTGGATGAACCCACCATTGGGCTGGACGTGAATATGCAGGAAAGTGTGCGGGCCTTTGTGCGCGATTACAACCAAAGGTTCGAGGCCACCGTGATCCTGACCAGTCATTACATGGCCGACGTGACCGCGCTGGCCCGCCGAATCCTGGTGATAGACGCGGGCCAGTTGATCTTTGACGGCGACCTCGCAAGTCTGGCCGAGCAGAGCAGCGGCGGCAAAACGGTGCGCCTGCAACTGCGTCAGCCGATTTCGCTGGCCGAATTGTCGCGCTACGGCTTTGACGCCAAAGTAGACGGCCTCAGCGCCGAACTGAGCGTGCCCCGCTCGGAAGTCAGCGCCCGCGCCGCCCGCCTGCTGGCCGACCTGGACGTGGCGGATTTGACGGTAGAAGACCAGCCGATTGAAGCGGTAATGGCGGAGTTATTTGGGGCTGGGAAGGAAAAGGCGGTGGCCGAGAGTGCGGGTTAG
- a CDS encoding ABC transporter permease: protein MTRYLRLIRIFTGATISAQLEYRANFLGAVLASLGEVGVALLGIAVLFGQPGTVSVGGYSFHQALLVVGFFMLTEGFISVFVQPNMSKIAEAVRTGSMDFTLLKPIDAQFNVSTRNLNVLRVTDILIGLGLIFYAASFLTVTLGGVLAAGVLYLSALVIVYCIWLALSTTAFWFVKTQNMSELFNGVFGAGRFPVTAFPVPVRAFLTFVVPIAFITTVPAQALTGGLSPLLALASPLVAAVLFVGSRLFWKKAVGSYTSASS from the coding sequence ATGACCCGTTACCTCCGCCTCATCCGTATTTTTACTGGGGCCACCATTTCAGCTCAGTTGGAGTACCGGGCCAACTTTTTAGGGGCGGTTCTGGCCAGCCTCGGAGAAGTGGGCGTGGCCCTGCTGGGGATCGCCGTGCTGTTTGGGCAGCCCGGAACCGTCAGCGTGGGCGGGTACTCGTTTCATCAGGCCTTGTTGGTGGTTGGTTTTTTTATGCTCACCGAAGGCTTTATCAGCGTATTCGTGCAGCCCAACATGAGCAAAATTGCCGAGGCCGTTCGCACCGGCAGCATGGATTTCACGTTGCTCAAGCCCATTGACGCGCAGTTCAACGTGTCCACGCGCAACCTGAACGTGCTACGCGTCACCGACATCCTGATCGGCCTGGGCCTGATCTTCTATGCCGCCTCGTTTCTCACGGTCACGCTGGGGGGCGTGCTGGCCGCCGGCGTCCTGTACCTGTCAGCGCTGGTGATCGTGTACTGCATCTGGCTGGCGCTCAGCACCACCGCTTTCTGGTTCGTCAAAACCCAGAACATGTCCGAATTGTTCAACGGCGTGTTCGGCGCGGGCCGTTTTCCGGTCACGGCGTTCCCTGTTCCCGTGCGGGCTTTCCTGACTTTTGTCGTGCCTATCGCCTTTATTACCACTGTGCCTGCCCAGGCTCTTACGGGCGGATTGTCGCCTCTGCTGGCGCTGGCCTCGCCTCTGGTGGCCGCCGTGCTGTTTGTCGGCAGCCGCCTGTTTTGGAAGAAGGCGGTGGGCAGTTACACGAGCGCGAGTAGCTGA
- a CDS encoding excalibur calcium-binding domain-containing protein, which produces MKRPSWFRLLCLGATLLCAPATSAQTAPFTVDVRYLGKALNASQQATVREAAARVSALIASPFVSVTLDLPANSCDSNLPRIREKVQRFFVFVRVTDLGEDKYAEAAPCELQDDSYLPIYGVIDLNANVLGDLPRVDLLDTMIHEMLHALGVGTLWEADYRVSISGDSDDKNLIKKVSGKYYYTGAKALAAYQNLGGKVGAGTGIPLDADGGHWAGRAVCSEILSGDAGDYTGRVNPVSPLTLGALEDLGYRVNRAAANRYTLPLKGCPDSDEEEEAAEAEAAANSVFFASCAAARAAGVAPIRRGQPGYRAAMDGDGDGVACE; this is translated from the coding sequence GTGAAACGACCCTCTTGGTTCCGCTTGCTGTGCCTCGGAGCAACCCTCCTGTGTGCGCCAGCAACCAGCGCACAGACCGCCCCCTTTACCGTAGACGTGCGCTATCTGGGCAAGGCGCTGAACGCCTCGCAGCAGGCCACCGTGCGCGAGGCGGCGGCGCGGGTATCGGCCCTGATCGCCTCTCCATTCGTATCAGTAACGCTGGATTTGCCCGCCAATTCTTGCGATTCCAACCTGCCCCGGATTCGTGAAAAAGTGCAGCGGTTTTTCGTGTTCGTGCGCGTGACCGATCTGGGCGAGGACAAATACGCCGAGGCCGCGCCCTGCGAGCTGCAAGACGACTCCTATCTGCCGATCTACGGCGTCATCGACCTGAATGCCAATGTGCTGGGCGACCTGCCGAGAGTGGATTTGCTGGACACCATGATTCACGAAATGCTGCACGCGCTCGGCGTAGGAACGCTCTGGGAAGCCGATTACCGGGTGTCTATCAGCGGCGATTCGGACGATAAAAATCTGATCAAAAAAGTGAGCGGGAAGTATTACTACACGGGGGCCAAAGCTTTGGCTGCGTACCAGAATTTGGGCGGCAAGGTCGGCGCGGGCACTGGCATTCCGCTGGACGCCGACGGGGGCCACTGGGCGGGCAGGGCGGTCTGCTCCGAAATCCTGTCGGGCGACGCCGGAGACTACACGGGCCGCGTGAATCCGGTCAGCCCGCTGACGCTGGGGGCGCTGGAGGATCTGGGCTACCGCGTGAACCGGGCCGCCGCCAACCGCTACACCCTGCCGCTGAAGGGCTGCCCAGACAGCGATGAAGAAGAGGAAGCAGCAGAGGCCGAAGCCGCCGCCAACAGCGTGTTTTTTGCCAGTTGCGCCGCCGCCCGCGCTGCCGGAGTCGCCCCGATTCGGCGTGGGCAACCCGGCTACCGCGCCGCGATGGACGGCGACGGGGATGGTGTGGCGTGCGAGTAG
- a CDS encoding ABC transporter ATP-binding protein, with the protein MRRVTLPEPAASVPTRQAAALAAVNVRHSFGELTVLHGVSLSVAAGEVVAVTGPSGSGKSTLLHLLGGLDVPQEGEVWWAGERADTLDTQARATRRAGRVGLVFQHHYLLEDLNVLDNVRVPALLSGQDGTERARELLARVGLAGREKALPGVLSGGERQRVAVARALASRPAVVLADEPTGSLDRVNADMVAALLIDLARENQAGVLLVTHDERLAARADRTLHLLDGRMVEGS; encoded by the coding sequence ATGCGCCGCGTGACCTTGCCCGAGCCCGCCGCTTCCGTCCCCACCCGTCAGGCCGCTGCCCTCGCTGCCGTGAATGTGCGGCACAGCTTCGGAGAACTGACTGTGCTGCACGGCGTCTCTTTGAGTGTGGCGGCGGGCGAAGTGGTGGCCGTGACCGGGCCGAGCGGCAGCGGCAAAAGCACATTGCTGCATCTGCTGGGCGGGCTGGATGTGCCGCAAGAGGGCGAAGTGTGGTGGGCAGGCGAACGCGCCGACACGCTGGACACGCAGGCCCGCGCCACACGCCGTGCAGGACGGGTCGGACTGGTGTTTCAGCACCATTATTTGCTGGAAGACCTGAACGTGCTGGACAACGTGCGCGTTCCGGCGTTGCTGTCGGGCCAAGACGGCACCGAACGCGCCCGCGAACTGCTGGCCAGGGTCGGACTGGCCGGACGCGAAAAAGCCCTGCCCGGCGTACTCAGCGGCGGCGAACGGCAACGTGTAGCGGTAGCCCGCGCTCTGGCTTCACGCCCTGCGGTGGTACTGGCCGACGAACCCACAGGCAGCCTTGACCGCGTCAACGCCGACATGGTAGCCGCCCTGCTGATCGATCTGGCGCGGGAAAATCAGGCGGGAGTGCTGCTGGTCACGCACGACGAACGCCTCGCGGCCCGCGCTGACCGCACGCTGCATCTGCTGGATGGGCGGATGGTGGAGGGGAGTTAG
- a CDS encoding Crp/Fnr family transcriptional regulator, with protein MSRLEVLQRSPLFQNVPEEAMRDALKILTPRAYRTGEVVLSQDVSGDALHLITGGAVRVSRVSLGHRERVMGDIYAPGLVGETSVLSHQQRSATVTALTDVTTLMLYREHFEVLLNRHPTVLWNLAAMLVQRVTNLNDELIAFGLNTEAALAHVFTTQYQQRLAAGVPEPATLPLGTQDIMQRISASRETVARVMKKLEAQGLLAITPRTVRLLDVEGLGAVPLDDGDGE; from the coding sequence ATGTCTCGTTTGGAAGTTTTGCAGCGTTCGCCCCTGTTTCAGAATGTGCCCGAAGAAGCTATGCGGGACGCCCTCAAAATTTTGACCCCACGCGCCTACCGAACCGGCGAAGTGGTGCTGTCACAAGACGTATCCGGCGACGCGCTGCACCTGATTACGGGCGGCGCGGTGCGGGTCAGCCGGGTCAGCCTCGGCCACCGCGAGCGCGTCATGGGCGACATCTACGCCCCCGGTCTGGTGGGCGAAACCTCGGTGTTGTCGCATCAGCAGCGCAGCGCCACCGTCACGGCCCTTACCGATGTCACCACGTTGATGCTGTACCGCGAGCATTTCGAGGTATTGCTGAACCGCCATCCCACAGTGTTGTGGAATCTGGCGGCCATGCTGGTGCAGCGCGTGACCAACCTCAACGATGAACTGATCGCCTTTGGCCTGAACACCGAAGCGGCGCTGGCCCACGTGTTTACCACGCAGTATCAGCAGCGCCTCGCGGCGGGGGTGCCTGAACCGGCAACGTTGCCGCTGGGCACGCAGGACATCATGCAGCGCATCAGTGCCAGCCGCGAAACGGTAGCCCGCGTCATGAAAAAACTGGAAGCGCAGGGCCTGCTGGCAATCACGCCCCGCACGGTACGTCTGCTGGATGTGGAAGGGCTGGGAGCCGTGCCGCTCGATGATGGAGACGGGGAGTAG
- a CDS encoding spermidine synthase: MSGYTVLSRAPIPGSPEDLILYQRDDEFTIRISGYVSELMNSRMHGSEDALAEYACPIVAGRAGVRVLVGGLGMGFTLAAALRSTGPDAEVTVAELVPQVVDWNRGPLGECAGHPLDNPRTRVHVGDVAELLRGSRAVWDAVLLDVDNGPDGMTHKENDWLYSHKGLKAIAAALTPGGVLAIWSVDPDPKFTARLIKAGYSVETRIARERPGKGAKHTIWLAVRP; this comes from the coding sequence GTGAGTGGTTACACCGTCCTCAGCCGCGCCCCGATTCCGGGCAGTCCCGAAGACCTGATCCTGTATCAGCGGGACGACGAATTTACGATCCGGATCAGCGGCTATGTCAGCGAACTGATGAACAGCCGCATGCACGGTTCCGAAGACGCGCTGGCCGAATATGCTTGCCCAATCGTGGCGGGGCGGGCGGGCGTGCGCGTGCTGGTGGGCGGCCTCGGCATGGGCTTTACACTGGCGGCGGCCCTGCGGTCTACCGGGCCAGATGCAGAGGTCACGGTGGCTGAACTGGTGCCGCAGGTGGTGGACTGGAACCGGGGGCCGCTGGGCGAGTGCGCGGGCCACCCGCTGGACAATCCCCGAACCCGCGTGCATGTGGGCGATGTGGCCGAACTGCTCCGGGGCAGCCGTGCCGTGTGGGACGCCGTGCTTCTGGACGTAGATAACGGCCCGGACGGAATGACCCACAAGGAAAACGACTGGTTGTACAGCCACAAGGGACTAAAAGCAATCGCGGCGGCCCTGACCCCCGGCGGCGTGCTGGCGATCTGGTCGGTAGACCCAGACCCCAAATTCACCGCCCGCCTGATCAAAGCGGGCTACAGCGTGGAAACCCGAATAGCCCGCGAACGCCCCGGCAAAGGCGCGAAACACACGATTTGGCTGGCCGTGCGTCCATAG